From a region of the Chitinophaga caseinilytica genome:
- a CDS encoding cytochrome c oxidase subunit 3 has translation MITMNAPKNKIHPHKYSMWIAMASITMMFIGFTSAYVVKRSQANWLSFNLPAIFYVSTVLILLSSGTIYLAGRQFKARNMGAYKQLITLTALLGVAFAVCQFIGFADMKNHGLALDSTVSASFIYVIVGTHVLHVLGGVAVLLVMFFRAFRTRVRTYSTVPIEVASTYWHFVDALWIYLLVFFSLAR, from the coding sequence ATGATTACAATGAACGCACCTAAAAACAAGATACACCCGCATAAGTATTCTATGTGGATCGCGATGGCCAGCATCACCATGATGTTCATCGGGTTCACGAGCGCTTACGTGGTAAAACGCTCGCAGGCCAACTGGCTCAGTTTCAACCTGCCCGCGATCTTTTACGTGTCTACCGTACTGATCCTGCTGAGCAGCGGCACCATTTACCTGGCCGGCCGCCAGTTCAAAGCGCGCAACATGGGCGCTTACAAACAGCTCATCACGCTCACGGCACTGCTCGGCGTAGCATTCGCAGTTTGCCAGTTCATCGGCTTCGCAGACATGAAGAATCACGGCCTGGCGCTCGACAGCACCGTTTCGGCCTCCTTCATCTACGTGATCGTTGGCACACACGTGTTGCACGTGCTCGGCGGTGTAGCGGTACTCCTGGTGATGTTCTTCCGGGCCTTCAGGACCCGGGTGCGCACCTACAGCACCGTGCCCATCGAAGTAGCATCCACCTACTGGCATTTCGTGGACGCCCTCTGGATTTACCTGCTGGTATTTTTCAGCCTGGCCAGATAA
- a CDS encoding cytochrome c oxidase subunit 3: MDNAVTAKKKWWSGGSSPFNVSYGKLMMWYFLISDAFTFGALLIAYGTQRFMAEAWPDPNVVFHSFPFMGHADMPLVFVSLMTFILIMSSVTMVLAVNAGHYMDRKAVVKWLSLTIIGGIMFLSCQAWEWMHLHEVGAWWGSNPFPNADGTAAISTNFTDFFFTITGFHGLHVTSGVVLNIIVLINVLKGTYEHRGHYEMVEKVGLYWHFVDLVWVFVFTCFYLL, encoded by the coding sequence ATGGATAACGCAGTAACAGCGAAGAAAAAATGGTGGAGCGGAGGGTCTTCTCCCTTCAACGTGAGCTATGGCAAACTGATGATGTGGTATTTCCTCATTTCCGATGCCTTCACGTTTGGCGCATTGCTGATCGCTTACGGCACGCAACGTTTCATGGCTGAAGCCTGGCCTGATCCCAACGTCGTGTTCCACTCATTCCCCTTCATGGGCCATGCGGACATGCCGCTGGTATTCGTGAGCTTGATGACCTTCATCCTGATCATGTCGTCCGTTACCATGGTACTGGCTGTGAATGCGGGCCATTATATGGACAGGAAAGCCGTGGTGAAATGGCTCTCCCTCACCATCATCGGCGGTATCATGTTCCTTAGCTGCCAGGCCTGGGAATGGATGCACCTGCACGAAGTTGGCGCCTGGTGGGGCAGCAACCCCTTCCCGAACGCAGACGGAACGGCCGCTATTTCCACCAACTTCACCGACTTCTTCTTCACCATCACCGGCTTCCACGGCCTCCACGTAACTTCGGGCGTTGTCCTCAACATCATCGTCCTGATCAACGTACTGAAAGGTACCTACGAGCACCGCGGCCATTACGAAATGGTAGAGAAAGTAGGCCTGTACTGGCACTTTGTAGATCTGGTTTGGGTATTCGTATTCACCTGCTTCTACCTGCTGTAA